A window of Streptomyces sp. DG1A-41 contains these coding sequences:
- the efeB gene encoding iron uptake transporter deferrochelatase/peroxidase subunit: MVDQSIPEARTPGTVPAQIAAAPADEGISRRRLLGTAGATGLVLGTAGAAVGYAAAPSEATAPLTALGTDRAMFHGKHQPGITDALQARGHLVAFDLAAGAGRKEAAALLRRWSETARRLMAGEPSAHDDTDVARDAGPSSLTITFGFGHSFFGRTGLEKQRPTALDPLPEFSSDHLDKNRSNGDLWVQIGANDALVAFHALRAIQKDAGAAARVRWQMNGFNRSPGATARPMTARNLMGQIDGTRNPKPSDADFDQRIFVPEKGEPAWMANGSYAVVRRIRMLLDDWEKLSVKAQEAVIGRRKSDGAALSGGTETTAMDLEKTDAKGNLVVPINAHARITRPDQNGGAAMLRRPFSFHDGIEPDGVPDAGLLFICWQADPLRGFVPVQRKLDRGDALSQFIRHESSGLFAVPGGAAEGEYVGQKLLEG; encoded by the coding sequence ATGGTTGACCAGTCCATTCCGGAAGCCCGTACCCCCGGCACCGTCCCGGCGCAGATTGCAGCGGCCCCGGCCGACGAGGGCATCTCACGGCGACGCCTGCTCGGCACCGCCGGTGCCACCGGGCTCGTGCTCGGCACGGCAGGCGCGGCCGTCGGATACGCCGCCGCCCCCTCCGAGGCCACCGCTCCGCTCACCGCGCTCGGCACCGACCGGGCGATGTTTCACGGGAAACATCAGCCCGGCATCACCGACGCCCTCCAGGCCCGCGGCCACCTCGTCGCCTTCGACCTGGCGGCAGGCGCCGGACGCAAGGAAGCCGCCGCCCTGCTGCGCCGCTGGTCGGAGACGGCCCGACGGCTGATGGCGGGCGAGCCCAGCGCCCATGACGACACCGACGTGGCCCGCGACGCCGGACCCTCGTCGCTGACGATCACCTTCGGCTTCGGCCACAGCTTCTTCGGCAGGACGGGCCTGGAGAAGCAGCGCCCGACCGCCCTCGACCCGCTGCCCGAGTTCTCCTCCGACCACCTCGACAAGAACCGCAGCAACGGCGACCTGTGGGTGCAGATCGGCGCCAACGACGCCCTCGTGGCCTTCCACGCCCTGCGCGCGATCCAGAAGGACGCGGGCGCGGCGGCCCGGGTCCGCTGGCAGATGAACGGCTTCAACCGCTCGCCGGGCGCCACCGCCCGCCCCATGACGGCCCGCAACCTGATGGGCCAGATCGACGGCACCCGCAACCCGAAGCCGTCCGACGCCGACTTCGACCAGCGGATCTTCGTGCCCGAGAAGGGCGAACCGGCCTGGATGGCGAACGGCTCCTACGCCGTCGTACGCCGGATCCGCATGCTCCTCGACGACTGGGAGAAGCTCTCCGTCAAGGCGCAGGAGGCCGTGATCGGCCGCCGCAAGTCCGACGGGGCGGCACTGTCCGGGGGCACCGAGACCACCGCGATGGACCTGGAGAAGACGGACGCCAAGGGCAACCTCGTCGTCCCGATCAACGCCCACGCCCGCATCACCCGGCCCGACCAGAACGGCGGCGCGGCGATGCTCCGCCGCCCGTTCTCCTTCCACGACGGCATCGAACCGGACGGGGTCCCCGACGCGGGCCTGCTCTTCATCTGCTGGCAGGCCGATCCGCTGCGCGGCTTCGTGCCGGTGCAGCGCAAGCTCGACCGCGGCGACGCCCTGTCGCAGTTCATCCGGCACGAGTCGAGCGGGCTGTTCGCGGTGCCCGGTGGGGCCGCGGAGGGCGAGTACGTGGGGCAGAAGTTGCTGGAGGGGTGA
- the pheA gene encoding prephenate dehydratase — translation MPASYAYLGPEGTFTEVALRTLPEAATRELIPYVSVQSALDAVRAGEAEAAFVPIENSVEGGITTTLDELVAGAPLMIYREVLLSITFALLVRPGTKLSDIKTVSAHPAAQPQVRNWLKKHLPDAHWESAASNADAARLVQEGQYDAAFAGEFAAARYGLVALETGIHDAENAQTRFVLVGRPARPAAPTGADKTSVVLWQRDDHPGGLRDLLGEFATRGINLMLLQSRPTGAGIGNYCFCVDAEGHISDRRVAEALMGLKRICLQVRYLGSYPRADMKPGDVQPPRLGTSDEEFVAAADWVARCQDGRF, via the coding sequence ATGCCAGCGAGCTATGCGTATCTCGGCCCCGAGGGCACTTTCACCGAAGTCGCCCTGCGCACGCTTCCCGAGGCCGCCACCCGGGAGCTCATCCCGTACGTGTCCGTCCAGTCCGCGCTCGACGCGGTACGAGCCGGCGAGGCCGAGGCCGCGTTCGTGCCGATCGAGAACTCCGTCGAGGGCGGCATCACCACCACCCTCGACGAGCTGGTCGCCGGCGCGCCGCTGATGATCTACCGCGAGGTGCTGCTGTCGATCACCTTCGCGCTGTTGGTCCGCCCGGGCACCAAGCTGTCGGACATCAAGACGGTCTCCGCCCACCCGGCCGCCCAGCCGCAGGTGCGCAACTGGCTGAAGAAGCACCTCCCGGACGCCCACTGGGAGTCGGCCGCCTCGAACGCGGACGCCGCCCGGCTGGTCCAGGAGGGTCAGTACGACGCCGCCTTCGCCGGTGAGTTCGCGGCCGCCCGCTACGGCCTCGTAGCTTTGGAGACCGGGATCCACGACGCGGAGAACGCCCAGACGCGGTTCGTGCTGGTCGGCCGGCCCGCCCGGCCCGCGGCGCCGACCGGCGCGGACAAGACCTCCGTCGTGCTGTGGCAGCGCGACGACCACCCCGGCGGTCTGCGCGACCTGCTGGGCGAGTTCGCCACGCGCGGCATCAACCTGATGCTGCTCCAGTCCCGGCCCACCGGCGCGGGCATCGGCAACTACTGCTTCTGCGTCGACGCCGAGGGCCACATCTCCGACCGCCGGGTGGCCGAGGCCCTGATGGGCCTCAAGCGGATCTGCCTCCAGGTGCGCTACCTCGGCTCCTACCCGCGCGCGGACATGAAGCCGGGGGATGTCCAGCCGCCGCGGCTGGGTACGTCGGACGAGGAGTTCGTGGCGGCGGCGGACTGGGTCGCGCGGTGCCAGGACGGCCGGTTCTAG
- the serS gene encoding serine--tRNA ligase: MIDLRLLREDPDRVRASQRARGEDVALVDSLLSADERRRSSGVRFDELRAEQKALGKLIPKASGEEKAELLKKASQLAADVKAADAERDVAAAETQELLQRLGNLVHPDVPVGGEEDFVTLETHGTIRDFTAEGFEPRDHLELGQILGAIDVERGAKVSGSRFYFLTGVGALLELALVNAAMAQATAAGFTPMLTPALVRPQSMAGTGFLGQAAQDVYHLADDDLYLVGTSEVPLAAYHMDEIIDAEKLPLRYAGFSPCFRREAGSHGKDTRGIFRVHQFDKVEMFSYVTPEDSQAEHQRLLDWEKQWLTSLELPYRVIDVASADLGASASRKFDCEAWIPTQGKYRELTSTSDCTEFQSRRLSIRVRDGKQVRPLATLNGTLCAVPRTIVAILENHQQADGSVRVPEVLRPYLGGREVLEPVAK, translated from the coding sequence GTGATTGACCTTCGCCTGCTCCGTGAGGACCCCGACCGTGTGCGCGCGTCGCAGCGCGCCCGTGGAGAGGACGTCGCGCTCGTCGACTCCCTCCTGTCTGCCGACGAGCGGCGCAGGTCGTCCGGCGTCCGCTTCGACGAGCTGCGCGCCGAGCAGAAGGCGCTCGGCAAGCTCATCCCCAAGGCATCCGGGGAAGAGAAGGCCGAGCTGCTGAAGAAGGCGAGCCAGCTCGCCGCCGACGTCAAGGCCGCCGACGCGGAACGCGACGTGGCCGCCGCCGAGACCCAGGAGCTGCTCCAGAGGCTCGGCAACCTCGTCCACCCGGACGTGCCCGTGGGCGGCGAGGAGGACTTCGTCACCCTGGAGACCCACGGCACGATCCGCGACTTCACCGCCGAGGGCTTCGAGCCCAGGGACCACCTGGAGCTCGGCCAGATCCTCGGCGCGATCGACGTCGAGCGCGGCGCCAAGGTCTCCGGTTCACGCTTCTACTTCCTGACGGGCGTAGGCGCCCTCCTGGAGCTCGCTCTGGTGAACGCGGCGATGGCCCAGGCCACCGCGGCCGGCTTCACGCCGATGCTGACCCCGGCCCTGGTCCGCCCCCAGTCCATGGCGGGCACCGGCTTCCTCGGCCAGGCCGCCCAGGACGTCTACCACCTCGCGGACGACGACCTCTACCTCGTCGGCACGTCCGAGGTCCCCCTCGCGGCGTATCACATGGACGAGATCATCGACGCCGAGAAGCTGCCGCTGCGCTACGCCGGCTTCTCGCCGTGCTTCCGCCGCGAGGCCGGCTCGCACGGCAAGGACACCCGGGGCATCTTCCGCGTACACCAGTTCGACAAGGTCGAGATGTTCTCCTACGTCACCCCGGAGGACTCGCAGGCCGAGCACCAGCGGCTGCTGGACTGGGAGAAGCAGTGGCTGACCTCGCTGGAGCTGCCGTACCGCGTGATCGACGTGGCCAGCGCCGACCTGGGCGCATCGGCGTCCCGCAAGTTCGACTGCGAGGCGTGGATCCCGACCCAGGGCAAGTACCGCGAGCTGACCTCGACCTCGGACTGCACCGAGTTCCAGTCCCGCCGTCTGTCGATCCGCGTCCGTGACGGCAAGCAGGTCCGCCCGCTGGCCACGCTCAACGGCACACTGTGCGCCGTGCCGCGCACGATCGTGGCGATCCTGGAGAACCACCAGCAGGCCGACGGCTCGGTGCGGGTACCCGAGGTGCTGCGTCCGTATCTGGGCGGCCGGGAGGTCCTGGAGCCGGTGGCCAAGTGA
- a CDS encoding HAD family hydrolase, with translation MTTDGFPYQLIATDLDGTLLRSDESVSPRTRDALAAATAAGAAHIVVTGRSAPWTRHILDDLGYQGLAVCAQGAQVYDAGAHRLLTSVTLDRQLAGVALAKIEAEVGPLYLAASRDGLDGEVLVGPGYAVHGTLPATPFTDASDVWTAPLNKLYIQHPTLSDDELCEVATRAAGGFVTVVMAGEGIVELLPLGLSKATGLSLAARRLKVKAADTIAFGDMPNDIPMFAWASYGVAMADAHEELKAVADEVTSSNEEDGIAVVLERLLG, from the coding sequence GTGACCACCGACGGTTTCCCGTACCAGCTGATCGCCACCGACCTCGACGGGACGCTGCTGCGTTCCGACGAGTCGGTGTCGCCCCGCACCCGTGACGCGCTCGCCGCGGCCACCGCGGCGGGCGCCGCGCACATCGTCGTCACCGGCCGCTCGGCCCCATGGACCCGGCACATCCTCGACGACCTCGGCTACCAGGGGCTGGCCGTCTGCGCCCAGGGCGCGCAGGTGTACGACGCAGGCGCCCACCGTCTGCTGACGTCGGTGACGCTGGACCGGCAGCTGGCCGGGGTGGCGCTGGCCAAGATCGAGGCGGAGGTCGGCCCGCTGTATCTGGCGGCGAGCCGCGACGGCCTGGACGGCGAGGTGCTGGTGGGTCCCGGCTACGCGGTCCACGGCACCCTGCCCGCGACCCCCTTCACGGACGCGTCGGATGTGTGGACCGCGCCCCTGAACAAGCTGTACATCCAGCACCCGACGCTGTCGGACGACGAGCTGTGCGAGGTGGCCACACGCGCCGCCGGCGGTTTCGTCACCGTCGTCATGGCGGGCGAGGGCATCGTCGAACTCCTGCCCTTGGGCCTGTCCAAGGCGACCGGCCTGTCCCTGGCGGCCCGCCGGCTCAAGGTGAAGGCGGCCGACACGATCGCCTTCGGCGACATGCCCAACGACATACCGATGTTCGCCTGGGCCTCCTACGGTGTCGCGATGGCGGACGCCCATGAGGAGCTGAAGGCGGTGGCCGACGAGGTGACGTCCTCGAACGAGGAGGACGGGATCGCCGTGGTGCTGGAGCGGTTGCTGGGCTGA
- a CDS encoding ABC transporter permease, producing the protein MYDPTVARLTYRALLGRRRALVLGALPLLLIAISVVVRFLAGADDQTAANLLGGLALATMVPIIGVIAGTGAIGPEIDDGSVVYLLSKPIKRPTIIFTKLIVAIAVTMVFSAVPTLIAGFILNGNGQQIAVAYTVAALVASIAYAALFLLLGTVSRHAVVFGLVYALVWEALFGSLVPGARTLSVQQWALAVAQKVSGADMVTSDVGLTTATVLLVAVTALATWYAGQKLRSLTLAGEE; encoded by the coding sequence ATGTACGACCCCACAGTCGCCCGGCTCACTTACCGGGCCCTTCTCGGCCGGCGCCGGGCCCTTGTCCTCGGAGCCCTGCCGCTGCTGCTCATCGCCATCTCGGTGGTGGTGCGCTTCCTCGCCGGGGCGGACGACCAGACGGCGGCGAACCTGCTCGGCGGCCTCGCCCTCGCCACGATGGTGCCGATCATCGGCGTCATCGCCGGGACCGGCGCGATCGGGCCGGAGATCGACGACGGCTCGGTGGTGTACCTGCTGTCCAAGCCGATCAAACGTCCCACGATCATCTTCACCAAGCTGATCGTCGCGATCGCGGTGACGATGGTGTTCTCCGCGGTGCCGACGCTCATCGCGGGCTTCATCCTGAACGGCAACGGCCAGCAGATCGCCGTCGCCTACACGGTGGCCGCGCTGGTCGCGTCCATCGCGTACGCGGCCCTGTTCCTGCTGCTCGGCACGGTCTCCCGGCACGCGGTGGTGTTCGGGCTCGTCTACGCGCTGGTCTGGGAGGCCCTGTTCGGCTCCCTGGTGCCGGGCGCGCGCACGCTGAGCGTCCAGCAGTGGGCGCTGGCCGTGGCCCAGAAGGTGTCCGGCGCCGACATGGTGACCTCGGACGTCGGCCTCACCACGGCGACGGTCCTGCTGGTGGCCGTCACGGCTCTGGCCACCTGGTACGCCGGTCAGAAGCTGCGCTCGCTGACACTCGCCGGCGAGGAGTGA
- a CDS encoding ABC transporter ATP-binding protein encodes MTTLSIDHVSRWFGNVVAVNDITMTVGPGVTGLLGPNGAGKSTLINMMGGFLAPSTGSVTLDGRPVWRNEQIYQHIGVVPEREAMYDFLTGKEFVLANAELHGLGAKAAQKALATVEMEYAQDRKIQTYSKGMRQRVKMASALVHDPSLLLLDEPFNGMDPRQRMQLMDLLRRMGDEGRTVLFSSHILEEVEQLAWHIEVVVAGRHAASGDFRKIRRLMTDRPHRYLVRSSDDRALAAALIADPSTSGIEVDLAEGALRIQAVDFGRFTALLPRVARDHGIRLLTVSPSDESLESVFSYLVAA; translated from the coding sequence GTGACCACGCTCTCCATCGACCACGTCTCCCGCTGGTTCGGCAACGTGGTCGCCGTCAATGACATCACCATGACCGTCGGCCCCGGCGTCACCGGCCTGCTCGGCCCCAACGGCGCCGGAAAGTCCACCCTCATCAACATGATGGGCGGCTTCCTGGCCCCCTCCACCGGCTCGGTCACCCTCGACGGCCGGCCGGTGTGGCGCAACGAGCAGATCTACCAGCACATCGGCGTCGTCCCCGAGCGGGAGGCGATGTACGACTTCCTCACCGGCAAGGAGTTCGTCCTCGCCAACGCGGAGCTGCACGGCCTGGGCGCCAAGGCGGCCCAGAAGGCGCTCGCCACGGTCGAGATGGAGTACGCGCAGGACCGCAAGATCCAGACGTACTCCAAGGGCATGCGCCAGCGCGTGAAGATGGCCTCCGCCCTGGTGCACGACCCCTCCCTGCTCCTGCTGGACGAGCCCTTCAACGGCATGGACCCGCGCCAGCGCATGCAGCTCATGGACCTGCTGCGGCGCATGGGCGACGAGGGCCGCACGGTGTTGTTCTCGTCCCACATCCTCGAAGAGGTCGAGCAACTCGCCTGGCACATCGAGGTCGTCGTCGCCGGCCGGCACGCCGCCAGCGGCGACTTCCGCAAGATCCGCCGCCTGATGACCGACCGGCCGCACCGCTACCTGGTGCGCTCCAGCGACGACCGTGCCCTCGCGGCCGCGCTGATCGCCGACCCGTCGACATCCGGCATCGAGGTCGACCTCGCCGAGGGCGCGCTGCGCATCCAGGCCGTCGACTTCGGCCGCTTCACGGCCCTGCTGCCACGGGTCGCCAGGGACCACGGCATCCGGCTGCTCACGGTCTCGCCGTCCGACGAGTCCCTCGAGTCCGTCTTCTCGTACCTGGTCGCGGCGTAG
- a CDS encoding ABC transporter permease, with product MAVEYSTGTSAPAPGDQTRIHNIGYRSYDGPRLGRAYARRSLYSQSLRGAYGLGRSVKSKVLPMLLFVVMCVPAAIMVAVAVFTKANALPVDYTRYAIVMQAVISLYVASQAPQSVSRDLRFKTVPLYFSRPIETADYVRAKFAALASALFILTAGPLLVLYVGALLAKLDFADQTKGFAQGLVSVALLSLLFAGIGLVIASFTPRRGFGIAAVIAVLTITYGAVSTLQAIADAQGSGDAVPWIGLFSPITIVDGVQSAFLGATSAFPGGVGPSNAEGVVFVLVALSLIAASYGLLMRRYKKVGM from the coding sequence ATGGCCGTTGAGTACTCCACGGGCACATCCGCCCCGGCGCCGGGTGACCAGACCCGCATCCACAACATCGGCTACCGCAGCTACGACGGCCCCCGGCTGGGCCGCGCCTACGCCCGCCGCTCCCTGTACTCGCAGTCCCTGCGCGGCGCCTACGGCCTCGGCCGCTCGGTCAAGTCCAAGGTGCTGCCGATGCTGCTGTTCGTGGTGATGTGCGTGCCCGCGGCCATCATGGTCGCCGTCGCGGTCTTCACCAAGGCCAACGCCCTGCCCGTGGACTACACCCGCTACGCGATCGTCATGCAGGCGGTCATCAGCCTGTACGTCGCCTCGCAGGCACCCCAGTCCGTTTCGCGCGACCTGCGCTTCAAGACCGTACCGCTGTACTTCTCACGGCCCATCGAGACCGCCGACTACGTCCGCGCCAAGTTCGCGGCGCTGGCCTCGGCGCTGTTCATCCTCACCGCCGGTCCCCTGCTCGTCCTCTACGTGGGCGCGCTGCTGGCCAAGCTCGACTTCGCGGACCAGACCAAGGGATTCGCACAAGGACTGGTCTCCGTGGCACTGCTCTCACTGCTGTTCGCCGGCATCGGCCTGGTCATCGCGTCCTTCACCCCGCGCCGCGGCTTCGGTATCGCGGCCGTGATCGCGGTGCTGACCATCACCTACGGCGCCGTCTCCACCCTCCAGGCCATCGCCGACGCACAGGGCAGCGGCGACGCCGTGCCGTGGATCGGGCTGTTCTCGCCGATCACGATCGTCGACGGCGTGCAGTCCGCGTTCCTGGGCGCGACCTCAGCCTTCCCCGGCGGGGTGGGCCCGAGCAACGCCGAGGGCGTCGTCTTCGTCCTCGTCGCCCTGAGCCTCATCGCGGCGAGCTACGGCCTGCTGATGCGCCGCTACAAGAAGGTGGGAATGTGA
- a CDS encoding ABC transporter ATP-binding protein, with translation MIATESLSKRFPRVTALDRLSVDVGPGVTGLVGANGAGKSTLIKILLGLSPATEGRAEVLGLDVATKGADIRERVGYMPEHDCLPPDVSATEFVVHMARMSGLPPTAARERTADTLRHVGLYEERYRPIGGYSTGMKQRVKLAQALVHDPQLVFLDEPTNGLDPVGRDEMLGLIRRIHTDFGISVLVTSHLLGELERTCDHVVVVDGGKLLRSSSTTDFTQTTTTLAIEVTDTDEHPDGTRAMRDALHARGVSVEDGSGLPGAGHVLLLTAQGEETYDLVRDVIADLGLGLVRMEQRRHHISEVFTTSDQHEQRKEAVGHGR, from the coding sequence GTGATCGCGACCGAAAGCCTGAGCAAGCGGTTCCCCAGGGTGACCGCGCTTGACCGGCTCTCCGTGGACGTCGGGCCCGGTGTGACCGGACTCGTCGGAGCCAACGGAGCCGGCAAGTCCACACTGATCAAGATCCTGCTGGGTCTGTCCCCCGCCACCGAGGGCCGCGCCGAAGTGCTCGGCCTCGACGTCGCCACCAAGGGCGCCGACATCCGCGAGCGGGTCGGCTACATGCCCGAGCACGACTGCCTGCCGCCGGACGTCTCGGCCACCGAGTTCGTCGTCCACATGGCGCGGATGTCCGGCCTGCCGCCCACGGCCGCGCGCGAGCGCACCGCCGACACCCTGCGCCACGTCGGCCTGTACGAGGAGCGCTACCGTCCCATCGGCGGCTACTCGACCGGCATGAAGCAGCGCGTGAAACTGGCCCAGGCCCTCGTCCACGACCCGCAGCTGGTCTTCCTCGACGAGCCGACCAACGGCCTCGACCCGGTCGGCCGCGACGAGATGCTCGGCCTGATCCGCCGTATCCACACCGACTTCGGCATCTCGGTCCTGGTCACCTCGCACCTGCTCGGCGAACTCGAGCGCACCTGCGACCACGTCGTCGTCGTCGACGGCGGCAAGCTCCTGCGCTCCAGCTCCACCACGGACTTCACCCAGACCACGACGACCCTCGCGATCGAGGTCACCGACACCGACGAGCACCCGGACGGCACCCGCGCGATGCGCGACGCGCTGCACGCGCGCGGGGTGAGCGTCGAGGACGGCAGCGGCTTGCCGGGCGCCGGCCACGTCCTGCTGCTCACCGCCCAGGGCGAGGAGACGTACGACCTGGTCCGGGACGTGATCGCCGACCTCGGCCTCGGCCTGGTGCGCATGGAGCAGCGCCGGCACCACATCTCCGAGGTCTTCACGACCAGTGACCAGCACGAGCAGCGGAAGGAGGCGGTCGGCCATGGCCGTTGA
- a CDS encoding SDR family oxidoreductase, with product MTLLTGARERRVPTGEVELCVAELGDPGRPTVVLVHGYPDSKEVWSEVAARLAGDFHVVAYDIRGHGRSTAPRPLRGGFTLEKLTDDFLAVADAVSPDRPVHLVGHDWGSVQAWEFTTAGRTEGRIASFTSLSGPSLDHFGHWINSRVKRPTPRRVGQLLGQGARSWYVYLLHTSVLPELAWRGPLAKRWPRVLERVEKVPRGDYPTASLPSDAAHGAWLYRDNVRPRLRRPRPDAYAHAPVQIVTPLEDRFLSERLHDELERWVPQLTRRTVQAGHWIPRTRPDQLASWIEEFVTSVESGGTPVTASGRHAERFGGQLVLVTGAGSGIGRATALAFAEAGARVVAVDRNGEAAARTAESSRLARAPEAWAETVDVSDEQAMEKLAEKVTTEYGVVDVLVNNAGIGLSGSFFDTRPEDWKKVLDVNLWGVIHGCRLFGGRMAERGQGGHIVNVASAAAYQPSRSLPAYSTSKAAVLMLSECLRAELAGQGIGVTAVCPGFVNTAITSTAHFAGVDADEEKRLQQRAARLYGLRNYPPEKVAAAILRAVARNDAVVPVTPEARGARWLSRFAPGVLRGIARVKPPV from the coding sequence ATGACGTTGCTCACGGGCGCGCGGGAGCGCAGGGTACCGACCGGCGAAGTCGAACTGTGCGTGGCCGAGCTGGGTGATCCGGGGCGGCCGACGGTCGTCCTCGTGCACGGCTACCCCGACAGCAAGGAGGTGTGGTCGGAGGTCGCCGCACGGCTCGCCGGGGACTTCCACGTGGTCGCCTACGACATCCGCGGACACGGCCGGTCCACGGCCCCGCGGCCCCTGCGCGGCGGATTCACGCTGGAGAAGCTGACGGACGACTTCCTGGCCGTCGCGGACGCGGTCAGCCCGGACCGGCCGGTGCATCTGGTCGGGCACGACTGGGGGTCGGTGCAGGCCTGGGAGTTCACCACCGCCGGGCGCACCGAGGGCCGCATCGCCTCCTTCACGTCCCTGTCCGGGCCGTCCCTGGACCACTTCGGCCACTGGATCAACAGCCGTGTGAAGCGGCCCACCCCGCGCCGGGTCGGCCAGCTCCTCGGGCAGGGGGCCAGGTCCTGGTACGTGTACCTGCTGCACACGTCCGTGCTGCCCGAGCTGGCCTGGCGGGGCCCGCTCGCCAAGCGCTGGCCCCGGGTTCTGGAGCGCGTCGAGAAGGTGCCCCGGGGTGACTACCCGACCGCGTCCCTGCCCTCGGACGCGGCACACGGGGCCTGGCTGTACCGGGACAACGTACGGCCCCGGCTGCGCAGGCCACGCCCGGACGCGTACGCCCACGCGCCCGTGCAGATCGTGACGCCGCTGGAGGACCGGTTCCTGTCGGAGCGCCTCCACGACGAACTGGAGCGGTGGGTTCCGCAGCTGACGCGCAGGACCGTTCAGGCGGGGCACTGGATCCCACGCACCCGTCCGGATCAGCTGGCTTCATGGATCGAGGAGTTCGTGACGTCCGTGGAGAGCGGGGGCACCCCGGTGACGGCGAGCGGCAGGCACGCCGAGCGGTTCGGCGGGCAGCTCGTGCTGGTCACCGGGGCGGGCAGCGGCATCGGGCGGGCGACGGCGCTGGCGTTCGCCGAGGCCGGCGCGCGGGTGGTGGCCGTCGACCGGAACGGGGAGGCGGCGGCCCGCACCGCCGAGTCGTCCCGCCTGGCGCGCGCCCCCGAGGCCTGGGCGGAGACGGTCGACGTCTCCGACGAGCAGGCCATGGAGAAGCTCGCCGAGAAGGTCACCACCGAGTACGGCGTGGTGGACGTCCTGGTGAACAACGCCGGGATCGGACTGTCCGGTTCCTTCTTCGACACCAGGCCGGAGGACTGGAAGAAGGTCCTCGACGTCAACCTGTGGGGTGTGATCCACGGCTGCCGGCTCTTCGGCGGGCGGATGGCCGAGCGCGGGCAGGGCGGCCACATCGTCAACGTGGCCTCGGCGGCGGCGTATCAGCCGTCCCGGTCGCTGCCCGCGTACAGCACCTCCAAGGCGGCCGTGCTGATGCTCAGCGAATGCCTGCGTGCGGAACTCGCGGGGCAGGGCATCGGTGTGACGGCGGTCTGCCCCGGCTTCGTCAACACCGCAATCACGTCCACGGCGCACTTCGCCGGGGTCGACGCCGACGAGGAGAAGCGGCTCCAGCAGCGCGCCGCCCGCCTGTACGGGCTGCGGAACTATCCGCCGGAGAAGGTCGCCGCCGCGATCCTGCGGGCCGTGGCACGCAACGACGCGG